From a single Rutidosis leptorrhynchoides isolate AG116_Rl617_1_P2 chromosome 5, CSIRO_AGI_Rlap_v1, whole genome shotgun sequence genomic region:
- the LOC139849953 gene encoding phytosulfokine receptor 1-like, giving the protein MGCSVKAQLKLNSTCNSNDSIALKSFMSGLESRIDGWDSNSSNCCDWDGITCDLSGKVVKLELSKKKLVGKLADSLTNLDQLRTLNLSLNLFKGTLPDSVFHLPYIEVLDLSANEFSGVLPVSVNLSLIQILDLSDNNFEGPIAPGLCSNSIGIRVLKLGINYFNGEIPPEFENCSSLEHLSLDANYISGIIPEYLFRLPRLLRLSLQDNTFIGLLHNSYPSNLVYLDVSLNYISGNLPNYFHTFPNLTYFAAHSNFLEGRIPFSLLNSRSISSLILRNNSFSGSIDVNCSAMINLMLLDLADNKFIGAVPNNLPSCQTLKLIDLGGNNLTGQIPETFKTFDSLSYLSLSMCNLNNLSDSLHLLKILQHCPNLTVLVLSMNFRNEQLPNNEDLKFNALKALVLSDCSLTGNIPSWLNGLTHLQLLDLSWNQLTGSIPAYLGEFKSMFYLDLSNNSLSGKIPKNLTHLRSLIYTNISLQDPSEDFSLFTNRNTSSRESTLQYNQILKFSPLIDLSNNLLMGPIWPEFGKLIRLQVLDLKHNLLTGSISSSLSGMENIETLDLSFNRLTRTIPSSLATLNFLSKFSVAYNDLTGIIPFGGQLSTFSISSFEGNPGLCGNLFLTCQINQDLMHTSESEDDE; this is encoded by the exons ATGGGGTGTTCTGTAAAAGCTCAGTTAAAGTTGAACTCCACTtgcaattcaaatgattcaattgcATTGAAGAGTTTCATGAGTGGATTGGAATCAAGAATTGATGGGTGGGATTCAAATTCTTCAAATTGTTGTGATTGGGATGGAATTACTTGTGATTTAAGTGGAAAAGTTGTGAAATTGGAACTATCTAAGAAAAAATTAGTGGGTAAATTAGCTGATTCTTTGACTAATTTAGACCAGCTTAGAACCCTTAATTTGTCTCTTAATTTATTTAAAGGCACTCTTCCTGATTCAGTCTTTCACTTGCCTTATATAGAAGTTCTTGATTTGAGTGCTAATGAGTTTTCTGGGGTGTTACCAGTGAGTGTAAACCTATCTTTGATTCAAATTTTAGACCTTTCTGATAATAACTTTGAAGGCCCAATTGCACCAGGGTTATGCAGTAACTCAATTGGAATTAGAGTTCTTAAATTAGGGATTAATTACTTTAATGGAGAGATCCCACCCGAATTCGAGAATTGTAGTTCTTTAGAACATCTTTCCCTTGATGCAAATTATATATCCGGGATCATACCCGAATATCTATTTAGGTTACCAAGATTGTTACGGTTGTCTCTTCAAGATAACACATTTATTGGTCTGCTTCACAATAGTTATCCTTCGAATCTTGTTTATTTAGATGTTTCGCTGAACTACATTTCGGGAAATTTACCAAATTACTTTCATACCTTTCCGAATTTGACTTATTTTGCTGCTCATTCGAATTTTCTTGAAGGTAGGATACCTTTTTCATTGTTGAATTCTCGTAGCATTTCTTCGTTGATCTTAAGAAACAATTCGTTTTCTGGTTCAATTGATGTTAATTGTTCAGCGATGATAAACCTTATGTTGCTTGATTTGGCGGATAATAAGTTTATAGGAGCCGTTCCTAATAATCTTCCTTCATGTCAAACATTAAAACTCATAGACCTCGGTGGAAACAACCTCACGGGTCAAATCCCCGAAACCTTCAAAACATTTGATTCGTTATCGTATCTTTCACTTTCGATGTGCAACTTGAATAACTTATCCGATTCACTT CATCTCTTAAAAATCCTCCAACACTGCCCCAATCTAACTGTTCTTGTTCTTAGCATGAACTTTCGTAACGAACAACTGCCAAATAACGAAGATCTAAAGTTCAACGCACTCAAGGCTCTCGTGCTTTCCGATTGCAGTCTCACCGGAAACATTCCATCGTGGCTGAACGGTTTAACACATTTGCAGCTGTTGGATTTGTCATGGAATCAGTTAACAGGTTCGATTCCAGCGTACTTGGGCGAGTTTAAGTCTATGTTTTATTTGGACTTGTCGAACAACTCGTTATCAGGAAAAATACCGAAGAATTTAACACATTTACGGAGTTTGATTTATACAAATATCTCATTACAAGATCCGTCGGAGGATTTTTCGTTATTCACGAATAGAAACACGAGCAGTAGAGAATCAACGTTGCAGTACAATCAGATATTGAAGTTTTCGCCACTAATTGACCTCAGTAACAATCTCCTAATGGGTCCCATCTGGCCGGAGTTTGGGAAGCTTATAAGGCTACAAGTTTTAGATCTAAAACACAACTTGTTAACAGGTAGCATTTCGAGTTCTTTATCAGGTATGGAGAACATAGAGACGTTGGATTTGTCGTTTAATAGGCTAACAAGAACAATTCCTTCATCGTTGGCGACGCTAAATTTCTTGTCCAAGTTTAGTGTCGCTTACAACGATCTAACGGGAATTATCCCGTTTGGAGGCCAACTTTCGACGTTTTCTATATCTAGCTTTGAAGGAAACCCGGGTTTATGTGGTAACTTGTTTCTAACGTGTCAGATAAATCAAGACTTGATGCACACTTCAGAATCTGAGGACGACGAATAA